Genomic segment of Eretmochelys imbricata isolate rEreImb1 chromosome 24, rEreImb1.hap1, whole genome shotgun sequence:
acaaattaaaaattgacatttttgtgGGGACAGAAAATCtggtttccaaccagctctagtaattAGCAACATCAAAGAAAGCAACCTGAACTCCCTGCCTTGCGTGCTACCTAAGAATTGAGCAGTGGAAGGGGATGGAGTGGAGGGAAAGATGCAGAAAGACCACAAAGTGGTCAGAGTACAGAGTCAACAGGAACCTGGTGCCTGTGAGAAATCCCATGTCAGGATTTCTTTTGCCTCCCGTTTGGTCATTTGCGAAAGTAAATCGCTTGAGCAAAGTCTAAGGGAATGTGTGCACAACGGGCCTATGGCAGTGCAGTGACATGCAGGGCCAGATTGTCGATGCTTTCTCTGTCAGCATCGATGTAGCTAATCCACATCTCTGAGAGGCAGGAGTTCGAATCCTTCCATCCCCCTAGCCGCGTCTACCAGGGGCATTAGGTTGGCCGaactgagctgctcagggcaaACTTTTCACAGCCAAGAATGACTTACCTGGATCAGCCTAAGATTTAGATCTAGACCAGGCCTAATTCTGTTTGCAAAGAGGCAACTTGCTTAGCCCCAGTGAAACCTTCAAAGCCCAggaggatggtttgttcctgaatCTCTTAGCCTCTCCTTTGCTGCATTGAGAATATCAGCTACTGTCCTTTTTTCCCTAGGCAAGCTGTGGTGTGAAGCGAGCGCCGTTACAGCAGCAGGAATGGATACTTTCCCAGAGAAGACACTGGGCGCCTGAAGAAAGATGGCCTTGTTGTAAAGATACGGCACTGGGATTCCAGAGTTGCGggctcagttccctgctctgctactgcctccggtatgaccttgggcaagtcccttaggtTGTGGACGTGACCCTTATTATGTGTCCATGCTCTGTGGTCCCGATCCTGGTTATAGAAGGAGGATTAATTGCAGAGTATGCAGCTTATTCTGATGGAGACCGTCCCGCCTCCCGGGTTTTATTCTAAGAACAGATAGGGAGGGGAGTTCTGATCTGCTAAGAACCGCCCGGATCTTTCACCCAGAATTTACAGCAATCCCTGAAATAGCCTTGAAATGAGAAAAACGCCTTTAGGGACCTCAGAGACTTTGGGTGAAAacttggctccactgaagtaaatgggaactttgccagtgacttcagcaaAGCCTGGACTTCACCCTTTTGTCTTCTTACTTGGCAGGTCACTGCCGTGCTCATCCATCGCTTTGGGAATTAGGGCACCggactgggactcctgggttctgttcaggGCTTTAACAACTCGTTGAGCGGCTGTGGGTGAATCACTCTGccaccccgtgcctcagtttccccacttatAGATTAGAGTTGACTCCTATCCATTAGCGTTGCTAAAGCCTGGAGGACGACTTGGATGCTGCTGCAGAAGCATCCCTGCTGGGAGTAACCACTAGCACTGACCATTTGGATTCTAACTGGGCACAAGAACCTGCTCCAGTTTCTCTAAtcattattttgcatttcttgGGCTTTCCCTGGGATGATTCCAAAAGCTGAGACATACAACCCCCTGGGAGATAGGGAAGGGTTAGCCCCCTCTTACGGAGAGGGACAATGGAagtgcagagaggggaagggactcacccaaagtcccacagcAATTtcatggcagagtcaggaacagcaTCCAGCAGTCCTGGCCTAGAACCCACTGCTCTAGCCATCAGCACagactccctgctgcagccagaggtcgaacccaggagtcctgagccccagtctgtTCTTCCAACCACTAAGGACACCTGCTTGCCTCGACTCAGAACTCCTGATGcccttgttctaaccactagccctCACTCCCTTACCAGAGCtggaaaaagaacccaggaatcctgacttccACGTCTCCTGCTCTGCTCACCAGGCTGCACGCCCCTTTTTCTTGAACTGAGTTTGCAATCCAGCTTTTGATTACCTCCCTCCTTATTCCTTGCGTTATGGCAAAAGGTGCCAATGGCCTTGCACAATATCAGTCCCTGATGGACAAGCAGCCTGGGTGAAACTCTCTGTAGATAGAGTTGACGGTGCCATTCAGTGACTGTCCCCAGAGAGGCTTGCATGGGTTAAAGCACTCTCCGTTGAATGAGATCTACATTTGATTCCCTGCTCTACACCTGACtctctgtgtggccttgggcctGCGGCCCGAGTCGCTGGATGTGACCCCTCCTTGTACATGCTTTAAATAAACTACCGGCACTAAGCAAACACCTGTCTCCGTGTCGCTGATTTCGGCTCTAGACAGGAGCTGGACCTGCCAGGCTGTGGATTCTGCGGTTGCTCAGCAATGGGGCAATACTCATTTAGGCTGCACTGatggggtgtgattgcagcacatgtggACGTACCCGACCTAGCTTTGATCTTGCTAGCTCGGGCACTGGAGCGGTGAAGCCACAACGGCAGGGGCTGCAGCACGGGCTCGTTGCTCCGGCAGAAACCCATCCAGGACCCTGGGTACTGTGGTGTACTGCAAATTACAAGCTCTCCCTTTACGTTTGTAAGGGGCTTCCTGGTCCTGCTCGCAGGCtggggggctctgtagggaagcgaGTGACCTGGGTCTAGCTGCAGTCAGTCTGCAGCCTGCAGTCAAGTGGGGTGAATTGTGCCTCTGTGTGTTTAAGCAGCAGCCTCCTTGGTCTCGCTCCGCTAtggggattttgtgtgtgttaaagttCTGGATTCTAGGAATTAAAGCAGTATTACGTTGCAGCCTTCCAGAGCTTTGCATTGGCTTCTGTGGGGCCAGGGTTTCCAGAAAAAGTATATTATGTGTGTATCTAACTTCTCGGTGTATGCCATGAACAGAATAGGTATGAAATTTCCACCCAAAACTTCCCCCCAGCTCTACCAGAGACCCAACAAGTGGGAGGAATGTGCCGAGGGGGCTCGCTAGCTAAGTTAGCATCTCTCTGCCCCTGACATCTTGACGCGAGCATAATAGCCAGGCTGAAGGGCTGATTTCATGGAGATTAACCTCTCGCGTTGCGCTCGGGCTGCCTTGGTGCCTGGCCCTGGTTCATGAGTGTATGAAAGGCAGATTACAGATATATTAGCCTATCTGTCTTTTTATTCATGGGGGTTTATCATACGGAGGAGAGTGTTTGATGGGAGCCAaaacagaggaagaggagggtcTTTCCAAGCCCATCTGACTCCAAACATAAGAGGAGACGCAgggttattgttttttttttttaaaggagatgAATTTTGCCGTTGATGGGCAATGCGTGCCGAGACCGCCCCGAGGCATGGAATCCTGCGTCTAGCCGCAGAGCGGATACAGCGGGGCTAGCTTCCTCCACATCCACACTGCCCTACAAATGGGTCCCAATTTGGGCCCGGAATCAGTGGTGCAATTcgggtgaccaaatgtcctgattttatagggacagtcctgatatttggggctttgtctaaTATAGGTGCCTAtgacctcccacccccgtcccgatttttcacacttgctgtctggtcacccttggTGCAATTCTGCACTTACTCAGAGTTGCATAGGCCGGAGAGCCAGGGGTCCACGGCCCAACCGCTTGTAAACAGCGGCCTTGGACTAAACCAGTGAATGTCGCTCCAGCTGCCAGTTGCGATGCCACTGAAGTTCGGCCTGTCCACCCCTCTGTCCAGGCGGAGGGGCCACTGGGCCCCATGGTGTTGCGAGCTGGTGCACGGGGAAGTCTGTTCCGGTACGGCAGAGCGTAGGGAAGTCTGCTGAGAACTCAACTCCCAGCAGCACCGTCTCAGTCTCTGTGAGGGTAAGAGAGGGGAGACTCCCCGACTGAGGGAGACCTGGCGTCTCTGGAAGGCGAGGGTAAATGGGAGCGGAATAGGGTCccagctggtgggggaggggagggacttgAATTTGCCCCTTTCTCCCCTCTATCCCCCCAAGAAATATATGAACTGATTCCACTGCCTGGAATGATCCCCCCTCTAGGGGTAAGAAGGGAGTTTAGTTCCCATCTGACGTGGGAATCTTTTAGGGTGCCGTTCTGCACCCCTTGCTAGTAGTAGTGATGGCAGGCCTTCAGCGAGCCAGAGAGACATCCCTTTCCGAGCACAGCAAGGAGAGAGCTGCAAAGGGGGCCTGGCCAAAGCCACTCCTCCACTGGGATTTTAGCCGAGCGTGAAGCCGCACCAGTGCCCTAGTATAGACACAACTGACTTGCCCTGGGTTGCGAATCCTGCTGCACTGGGGCCAATCACTTCTGCGCTAATGCAGCAGTGCTGGGGGCTAAGATCCCATGGTCCACAGGGCTCGGGAGAAAGGTGCGGCCCCCGGTCCACTCATTCCAACCACCCCTTTAAAAACGACCCGGAAAAAAATGACCATCTCTCTCCTaacacacctacacacacacacgagcttGCCTGGTGCTTTAGACATGTCCAGCATTAGCAAAACCCAGGGGCCACAGCTGGTAAGTTGCAAGTGGAACCGGGTCCCTTTGCTGAGGCGGGCATCGCGAGATGGGACAGGGAAGGCCTAGATTTTCAGCCCCGCTCGGCTGGGGAGGTGTTTCCGCAGAGCTGGTGACTTTCTCCCGAAAGCCTGGCTGGAGCTTCCCAGAGAGGGGCGGGGGTGTTGAGTGGGGTGGTGCGGGCAGGCGTGGGGACGCCCCAGCTCCCTGCGCCGCTTGTCACGAACTGAGCCTTGAAAAGGTTAAAGCGGGGCCCGAGCGAGAGAGAACGTGCGAGCGAAAACGCTGAAGAGGGCCGTTTTAATTACATTCCATTAAACCTCCCTTTCGGGGCTGCGTTTCTCGACCATGGGCTGCACATTCTCATGGTAATTATGGGACATCTGTATAGAGGTTCCTTTCTCATCAAAGATGGCTCTCATCAAAGACGCTCCTGGGAAACCCTTCACCTTTGACCCCCGGGGTCACCGCCGAAACAGTGGCTCTATAGTTCGTGCTACTGTAAAGCTGTAGTATCCTTTTTCCTTCTCCAACCTGACCCGGTCTTGGGACTTTAATGCAATCCAtgtttgggcggggggggaagctTGTCGTTCGTGTCAGcttggggagggcggggggggggggtggaggacgGTGCAGAGAAAAGGGGGCCTTTCTTTTCCTCCCCAGCATCAACAGTTTCCTTTTAATGCCCCCCCGCCCAGTCCTCCTTCGTGCTCGCCCCCCCACTCGAAGCGTGGGTATGGGCGAGTTAATATGTCTCTTAACTCGCCAGCGACCCAGCGCAGGTTGACAGGGAAGGCAGATCAAAGCGGAAAGACAAGTGGTTTTAATTAGATTGACTGGAGCGGTGGGTTTCCTCATTCacgctggggaaggggagggcgcGTGAATCCCCCCTCTCACCGCCCCCCTCTTTGCAGCGTTGAAATCAGCTCCATCCAGGGAACTCACGTCCACCCCATGACCCCCTCAGTGTTCTCAGAACGACCCTTCATGGGATGAATCCGCAACGGGGGGGGGATCTGGGATCAGTAACGCCTCTGATGGGGAACACCTGGGGCATGAGTGGTGCTCTAAATATCATGAGTcagccgcccctcccccactcccaaaaaaTCACATAAAAATCTGGGTTCTTTCCGATTTCAGAGCTTCTAGGGGGCCACTTtccccagcttttctctgcagccacaggGGCGAGAAATAGCTCTTtttgggagaagggggggttaACCCAAAGCCAAGATTTTCCCATAATCacaagactccaggagctggggattcaAACATCAAATATTGAGAGTCTTGCAATAACATCGTGAGAGTTGGTAGCACTGAGGAAGGCCTTGGGGGGAAGGTTCCTCACCTGCCACTCTCAGAGGTAGCGAACTATCCATCCTGTCTTTTCTCTATCTGCCCATCCCTTTGATCTCTGTCCATCTATCCTCTCTTACCAATCTGTCTCTCTTGCATCTCTACAGTGTCCATTCCCTAGAATCTAGGTGCTCGTACCCAACTGGGATTGGTCCAAAGAGCCAGCCAAAGTACGCACTAACTATGCCCAATTTGCTCCAACCGCTTCCAGCATGTCAGTAGCTATGAATGGCTCTCCCTGCGGCCCAGAGAAGGAGTGTCacctagtggataaagcactgaCCTGGcatttaggagacctgggttcttggcctggctctgctgctggaggactgtgagCATGTCATGGCTCTCTTGtgcccctcagtttccccatatataaaatgaggataatggtactgctttcctttgtaaagcacgtTGAAAGCTAGGGCTGGAAAGCATTCTGTGAGAGCTGGTTGGGTTCACATCCTGACTGTCAGGTGCTTGTctataataatataaataatgaggCTTGGAAGGATCAGCTTTTTATCGGTAGACGTTGatttcactgcacacacacaaaccaacaacaaaaatatttccttcaatAATAATCGAAATatacagatagacaaagtaagaaaacctctgcttgagaatttattagcgtcaaaatccagtgattcaGACTTTTGAATTAGGCTGGTTACAAATGGCCTCAcgaatgaatagtaaaaacaggtACAATCTGTTGATttcaggatatttactttgtatattttgacatgcgaCATTGATCGTTTGTGTTAACGGGGTATAAAGCTTTTAACTTTTTCAttctcagtgtctactgtcattaaataattgtctgacaccccctcctcccccccccgctcccgtaattttccacaactgtgaacatttaaatgggtaaaaatgggaaaaatatgCTCCCAACCCGAATTTCACACCATGGTGAGGTTTAAATGGCTGCAAATCAAAAAAACAGAGATCAGAAAGAAACCAATATCAgctgttgaaattataaaaatatcaaaattgaATTTTGCCATGCCTATATATGACCCAAGGTCCCCTCTTTCTGTTCATGTCCCCCTCGATGACCCAATGCACCTCCTCTCACATTCATTCCCATGCCACCTCCGGCCCCCTGGCACAATCACGCCTTAGTGGGACGGTGGGAATACTCCATTTCCAGAGCTGCGAATAACACCCAAAGGGTTGCAAGCCATAATGGAGAGGGGGACGCAGCAGCAGACTGGTGGCTCAACCCTATTGTGACACGTGTCGAGGTAAGGGCAGTCAGGTCCCTAGAGGAGCTGAGGTGGGGAAGCTCCTGCCACCCAGCTGGGGGCTGAGTAGATATGAATAGGTTGTCCAGGAGAACAAGGCCCATGGAAGTCAATTTACCAACCAACTGAGGTGGGGGCAAGGGCAGGAAACAACCCATGGGAGCAGTTCTGCGTCTCCAGAAAGCCCCAGGAGCAGATCTCTTTTTGCACTGCAGCCTCACCCCTGACCATGCATAGGGCCAAGGGACCGGCCGTGGGGATAGACCTAGGCACGACCTACTCCTGCGTGGGGGTGCACCAGCACGGCAAGGTGGAGATCATCGCCAACGACCAAGGCAACCGGACCACGCCCAGCTACGTGGCTTTCACTGACACGGAGTGCCTGGTGGGGGACCCCGCCAAGAGCCAGGCGGCCTTCAACCCCCAGAACACCGTCTTTGATGCCAAGCGGCTGATCGGCCGGATGGTTGAGGACCACATGGTTCAGCTGGACATGACGCACTGGCCCTTTCAGGTGGTGAGCGATACCGGGAAGCTCAAGGTGCAGGTGTCCTTCAAGGGGAAGGAGAAGGCCTTCTACCCTGAGGAGATCTCTGCCATAGTGCTCGCCAAGATGAAGCAGACGGCTGAGGCCTACCTAGGCTGCCCCATCACCCAGGCTGTCATCACAGTGCCAGCCTATTTCAACGACTCCCAGCACCGAGCCACCATAGATGCTGGGACGATCGCTGGCCTTCACGTCCTGAAGATCCTCAACGAGCCCACGGCAGCGGCCATTGCCTACGGCCTGGAGGCCAGCCGCGACGGGGAAGGGAAGCGCAACATCCTCATCTTTGACCTGGGCGGTGGCACCTTTGACGTGTCCATCCTCAGGGTGGACGATGGCATCTTCGAGGTGAAGGCCACGGCGGGGGACACCCACCTGGGGGGGGAGGATTTCGACAACCGGCTGGTAGATCACTTGGTGCGGGAGTtcaggaggaaacacaaggaggaccTCAGCCAGGACAAGAAAGCCATGCAGAGGCTAAGGGCGGCTTGCGAGAAGGCCAAGCGGACGCTCTCCTCTGGCACTGCTGCTGCCATCTCCATCGACTCCCTGTACAAGGGGGTGGATTTCCACACCATCGTTACCCGGGCCCGCTTGGAGGACCTGTGCTCCGACCTCTTCCAGGCCACCTTAAAGCCCTTAGGGAAGGCACTGCGGGACGCCAACATGAACAAGGATCAGATCCATGACATCGTGCTGGTGGGAGGCTCAACCCGCATCCCCAAGGTCCAGACACTGCTGCAGGAGTTCTTCAGTGGGCGGGAACTGAGCAAGAACATCAACCCAGATGAGGCCGTGGCCTACGGGGCAGCAGTGCAGGCGGCCATCTTGACAGGCAACAGgtcccaggggctgcagaacGTGCTCCTCCTGGATGTGACCCCGCTGTCCCTGGGGATTGACACGGTAGGAGGGGTGATGGCCACTGTGGTCAAACGCAATTCTCCGGTCCCGACCCAGGAAAGCATGGAATTCACCACGGCGGAAGATGACCAAGAGACGGTTGTGTTTGAGGTCTACGAAGGGGAGAGACCCATGAGCAGAAACAACCACCTGCTGGGTACCTTCATCCTAAGTGGCCTTCCCCCAGCGCGGCGCGGAGAGCCCGTCATCCAGGTCAGCTTCTCCATCGACGCCAACAACATCCTGACCGTGTCGGCGAGGGACACGGATACCGGCAACACCAGCCAGCTCACCATCACCGACACCAGGGGCCGGCTAGACagagaggaggtggagcggaTGGTGCGGGAGGCCGAGGAGCACAGGGCACAAGACGAGGCGCAGCAGGAGAAGATCGCAGCCATGAACTCCTTGGAGTCGTGCGCGCTCCACCTGAAGAGGGCTGCGGAGGGAGGCCAGGCCCTTGATGGTCGGGCCAAGAAGAGGGTGTTGGAGCTGTGTGAGGCGGCCACCTCCTGGCTGGAGGGCAACCAGCTGGCGGAGAAGGAGGCATACGAGGAGCGGCGGAGAGAGCTGGAGGAGGCATGGGACTCGGTCTTCTCCGACCTCAGCCAGGCTcgggggctggaaggggaggCCAGAGATGAAGAAGATGGGGAGGAGGCTGCTGTCGCCCAGCACGGCGAGGAAGCGGGTTGAATATGGACGGCCCTGCACTGTCCCTAAAggacacattaaaaaaaaccaagggACCCGAATCGTTTTGCCTCCTTCGTGTGTCTATTTAGCAAAGCAAGAGATGGCTGCACAGAGCTTTCGGCCCCCAGGACCccccccctgccctgtgcctaAATCAATGACTGGCACCCCGAATCATTTCGCCTTCCGCCTGTACAACCGATAGGTCAGtatcatcacccccattttacagatagggaaaactgaggcacagggagatgggacttgcccaaggccacccagcagtgagtggcagagataggaatagaaccaaggcatcctgacttccagtcccctgctctaaccactaaaccccactccctCAAAGAGCTAGGAAGTTCGGACTCCCAGTCCCTAAACCATCAGACCATttaccccctcctccccttttgatCCAGCTTCTTTGACACAGACTCTCTACGGCAATGTGTACCATGCAGCACTTCTGGCTGTTAACAGGCCTGGCAGGTGTCAGAGCTGAGAAAAGGAGACAGGAAATCAAACCTCCCGCTGCAAGGCCTGGGCTGTTTGCCTGAGGTGGGGCTGTCAGTTGGGAAGCAAAGTCTCCTGGCTGGGATgtgggtggtcaggcctagtggttagagcaggattCAGCGGTCAGGAACAACGTCCGGGTTCATAGCCGGAGTCAGGACTCAAGTGTCATAGCCAGGGTTAGAGCTGGAACCAGGTTCCAAGtagggctggagcaaggctgggaacaaggctgggaacaaggcagGCACAGAAGCGATCATAAGCGTTGAGCAGCCAGTGACCTGATAACAACAGCCCTATTGGGTCCCTTCAACCAGTCAGGAGGGTTGGCCACTCAGGAGGTTTTGCTGTAGCCCACCTGGGCTCATTCGTCTGCCTGAAGACTGAACTAGCTAGTCTCAGGTTCAGCTGCAGGCCCTTGTCCCTAAAGGGCTACTTCTAGGGTCCTCTCTCCagactgctcagcccacacccgTGATCCTCTGTCCCCAAAGAGCCACTCCCAGCTCCATTTATCGCTAAATTGGGCTGAGGATTGTGTGTCTCTTCGAATAAGCAAAAGCCACTTAATCCCTTTCCCCAGGAGGGTCACCACCTGctaagagggtgggggtggggtggagaggggttTGCAGGATGATGACTGATAACAGAGATGTGTTTTATCCAGGAAAAATATCTGACCAAAATGGACATTTCTGCACCCAAATCCTCGGAAAAGAAGTTTGGATGAAATTTTCATCctgctctttccttttttttcagtCTGATGATTGTTTAATATCTGTGTCATGATAGCCCCTCCATGCCCCTGTCCCAGGACCATGAGCCCGTTGGGCCAGGAGCTGTATAAACACGGAAGAAAGCGCTGATCCCTGCCCCTGAGGAGCAAACAATCAAAGGCTGGGTCTACACTCCCGCCTCTCCGGGCCCAGTTCTGCCGGGCAGGCCTGCGATCCTTGACTTACTTTGTTATGCCAGCAGAAGCTGCTGGTGTAGACGCAGTTAGACCAGCAATGTCGCACTTCGGCCAGCATGGCTGAGTTCCTTCGGGTGTGGTGGATCAAACTCTGCCTTGCCGGGGATGGGAGGCATCCGCACTCGGAGCGCGTTGCTGGTCTCACATGCCGGTCAAGCACTCTTAGGGCAGATGCAGCCTGAGGTGAAGAGGAtggggaatgggtgacgggggatggatcacttgatgatcgcctcttctgttcattccctctggggcacctggcactggccgctgtcagaagacaggacactggtctagatggacctttggtctgacccagtagggccgttcttatgttcttatgacaggTGGTAGGTGGAGACAGACAACTGGGGCTGTGCCAGGAAATGAGGAGAGACATAAATGGCCTGGAGATTTTTCTAGGAGTGAGATGTTCCTtctctctgtccccagctctgtccACTCTATCCCCACCACCTGGCTGCACCCCCGCTTCCCAGGGCCTCCtggggggggcaagtggggcaatttgcccgaGGCCCTGGGCCCTGCAGGGGCTTCCACGAGAGTTTTCGGTGGCACTTCAGAGGCGGGGGTCCTTCTGCTCCATATCTTCAGCAAAGTACAccaaagacccggagcggaaGGACCCCCGCTGCCGAAGACTCCAGGCACCCTGAATCGTCTgggcagccctgcccccttcccccataccCACAGCCGTTCAGCGTGACCCTGCTTTCTCTCTGCTTCTTCAGCCCAGAGATCAGGGGAACCCCCCGCTACATTGGGGCCCGCACACGACACACTCCCCGGCCCTCCGCTCCCTTTTCTTGCTGCTGTCAGCTGCCGCCCGCAGCGAGATAAAGCCCCCACAATAGGGACCTGCACTCAGTAGACGCCTGCTCCCGTGGGGACAAAAGAGGAGACAGCTGCCTTTCAGCAGGTATTGAGTGTTGGGGGGTTGTCGGAGAGCAGCCTAGCAGGGATGTCAGGGAGTGCTGAGCAGGGCGAAGTGGTGAATCCCAAGGTCACCCCAGGGTCGCCCGGTCGTCCAGAAGGGTCGATGTACGGACCGCCTGGGCTCGTGCGTCTTGTTTGCTTTTGCTGAGATCTCTGGGACACGAAGGGGTGCGATGCTCCCAGTGCTGGGCGCCACAGGGCCATATTACAAACAACGAACCGGTCTCCCAGCCCTATCCCTGCACTCTCAGGCCTGTGGGCCATTTCTGAGGGAGCCCAGTCATGTTAAAACATGGGCAACCCTATGCTGCCCCTGTCAAAATCCCCCAGGGTGGGGTCTGAGGTTCTCCTCTCCTAAGCTGTCACGCAGTGCCATTTAAATGGCTGCCGTGTTCCACCCCAGGGGCGGCTGCCTTTCCACAGGGAGTTGTGATCCTTCCCTTTCTCCGGGCGAAATTCACTCTTGTGCACAAAGGCTGAGGCCCCTTCGGCCCGTTGGGGGGCGTTTCGCTCAAGCTGCTCATGGAAAAGAGGGAGGCAGGATCGGGCCCCTCCTCTCTGCCGAGGCAGCCGCCACTTTCCGCTAAGTGGCCAACGATTATTCATCCCATCCCTCCCCGCATGGCCGTAACCTTTAATCACAATGAAGTCATTTGATTTCCATGCACTGTAATCCTGCGCCGATCGGACGGGAATTAATGGCCACTTACGGGAATGGAAGGGGTTTGGAAGTTAGCGTTGCagggttctctccccccaccccccagaagaTGGATGGCATTTGGATTGCTCATCAGGAGACAGCTGGA
This window contains:
- the LOC144279901 gene encoding heat shock 70 kDa protein 1A-like, with the protein product MHRAKGPAVGIDLGTTYSCVGVHQHGKVEIIANDQGNRTTPSYVAFTDTECLVGDPAKSQAAFNPQNTVFDAKRLIGRMVEDHMVQLDMTHWPFQVVSDTGKLKVQVSFKGKEKAFYPEEISAIVLAKMKQTAEAYLGCPITQAVITVPAYFNDSQHRATIDAGTIAGLHVLKILNEPTAAAIAYGLEASRDGEGKRNILIFDLGGGTFDVSILRVDDGIFEVKATAGDTHLGGEDFDNRLVDHLVREFRRKHKEDLSQDKKAMQRLRAACEKAKRTLSSGTAAAISIDSLYKGVDFHTIVTRARLEDLCSDLFQATLKPLGKALRDANMNKDQIHDIVLVGGSTRIPKVQTLLQEFFSGRELSKNINPDEAVAYGAAVQAAILTGNRSQGLQNVLLLDVTPLSLGIDTVGGVMATVVKRNSPVPTQESMEFTTAEDDQETVVFEVYEGERPMSRNNHLLGTFILSGLPPARRGEPVIQVSFSIDANNILTVSARDTDTGNTSQLTITDTRGRLDREEVERMVREAEEHRAQDEAQQEKIAAMNSLESCALHLKRAAEGGQALDGRAKKRVLELCEAATSWLEGNQLAEKEAYEERRRELEEAWDSVFSDLSQARGLEGEARDEEDGEEAAVAQHGEEAG